The Hydrogenispora ethanolica genome includes a region encoding these proteins:
- a CDS encoding CtsR family transcriptional regulator, with product MGNLADFIEQYLRRMLEAQSIVELQRRELAKMFRCAPSQINYVLETRFTLERGYLIESKRGGGGFIRITQVKWESDDNLPATIEQLIPEQVGAAEVEHLLYRLADHQLIGAAEAQLAQSLIERNFSDLPPEIAGSLRSRFLKMLLMVLGSKFQK from the coding sequence ATGGGTAATTTGGCTGATTTTATCGAACAATACTTACGGCGAATGCTCGAGGCACAGAGTATCGTCGAGTTGCAGCGGCGGGAGTTGGCCAAAATGTTCCGCTGCGCCCCTTCCCAGATCAATTACGTGCTGGAAACCAGGTTTACTTTGGAACGGGGTTATCTCATCGAGAGTAAGCGGGGGGGCGGAGGGTTTATCCGGATCACGCAAGTGAAATGGGAGTCCGATGATAACCTGCCGGCAACCATCGAACAACTGATACCCGAACAAGTGGGCGCCGCCGAAGTGGAACACCTGCTGTATCGGTTGGCCGACCATCAACTGATCGGCGCCGCTGAGGCGCAGTTGGCCCAGAGCTTGATCGAGCGGAACTTTTCCGACCTGCCGCCGGAGATTGCCGGCAGTTTGCGGTCACGTTTTT
- a CDS encoding LysM peptidoglycan-binding domain-containing M23 family metallopeptidase, with translation MKRSVGPELKRMILAGILALSPIAPGWLPPSASGSIPSPAERLNIVGQELARWELLRQLPLHIVVRGETLAALSRYYFVKLRDLTAVNQILKPTLLPVGRILRIPPIRRDSGVLQTYRFANQETVAGICSRFGLDRRQFRQLNPDFVSETVHPGTAVNLPRPRPAALRRDRITRLGRPVRGSISSRYGWRWGRMHHGLDLAAPRGTPVWAVADGRVAFAGWRGSYGFFIQLQHLEMISGYGHLSCILIKPGQWVRRGQTIGRVGSTGRAYGNHLHFELEQQGRKVNPQKFLTL, from the coding sequence ATGAAACGTAGTGTGGGACCGGAATTGAAACGGATGATTCTGGCGGGAATTCTGGCGTTGTCTCCGATAGCCCCGGGTTGGTTGCCGCCGTCCGCCAGCGGCTCTATCCCTTCGCCGGCGGAGCGGCTGAATATCGTAGGGCAGGAGCTGGCCCGCTGGGAATTGCTCCGGCAGTTGCCGCTGCATATCGTAGTCCGGGGTGAGACGCTCGCGGCCCTGAGCCGGTATTACTTTGTCAAGCTGCGCGATTTAACCGCGGTGAACCAAATTTTGAAACCGACGTTGCTGCCGGTCGGCCGGATTTTGCGGATTCCGCCGATCCGGCGGGACAGTGGAGTACTCCAGACGTATCGCTTTGCAAATCAAGAAACGGTTGCCGGAATTTGCAGCCGTTTCGGGTTGGACCGGCGGCAGTTCCGGCAGTTGAATCCGGATTTTGTCTCGGAAACCGTTCATCCCGGGACAGCGGTGAATCTGCCCAGACCACGGCCGGCGGCGTTGCGGCGGGACCGGATAACCCGTTTGGGCCGGCCGGTACGCGGCTCTATCAGTTCGCGTTATGGCTGGCGGTGGGGCCGGATGCATCACGGCCTGGATCTGGCCGCGCCGCGGGGAACGCCGGTATGGGCGGTGGCGGACGGCCGGGTGGCCTTCGCCGGCTGGCGGGGAAGCTATGGGTTTTTTATTCAATTGCAACACCTGGAGATGATCAGCGGTTATGGTCATTTATCTTGCATTCTGATTAAACCCGGCCAGTGGGTGCGCCGGGGTCAAACCATCGGCCGGGTGGGATCGACCGGCCGGGCTTACGGCAATCATCTCCATTTCGAACTGGAACAGCAGGGGCGTAAGGTCAATCCTCAAAAGTTTTTGACATTATAG
- the rho gene encoding transcription termination factor Rho: MQLADLENKTLQELQDMASELEIEGYSKFRKRELIFELLKVLAVKEGLIFSQGVLEILPDGYGFLRVEGYNPGPEDIYVSASQIRRFNMRTGDLVSGQVRPPKDNEKYFALLKVQAVNMIDPDLLRKRNHFEELTPIYPNERMHLETVPKEIAMRLIDIMAPVGKGQRGMIVAPPKAGKTTLLKKIANSITTNQPEVDLIVLLIDERPEEVTDMSRSVKGEVVSSTFDLPADNHVRIAELVLERAKRMVEVGRDVVILLDSITRLARAYNLVEPPSGRTLSGGVDPSALHKPKRFFGAARKIEEGGSLTIMATALVETGSRMDEVIFEEFKGTGNMELHLDRKLADRRIFPAIDIMRSGTRKEELLLSPEELECTWVLRKVLGTLGVNETAELIIDRLNHTKSNNEFQELIRTSSFAENVLKKRNNDH; the protein is encoded by the coding sequence ATGCAACTGGCTGATTTGGAAAACAAAACGCTGCAGGAACTCCAGGACATGGCGAGCGAATTGGAGATTGAGGGTTACTCCAAATTCCGCAAACGGGAGCTCATCTTCGAGCTGTTGAAGGTGCTGGCGGTCAAGGAAGGGCTGATCTTCTCCCAGGGGGTGTTGGAGATCCTTCCCGACGGTTACGGCTTTTTACGGGTCGAGGGTTACAATCCCGGACCGGAGGACATCTATGTCTCCGCCTCGCAGATTCGCCGTTTTAATATGCGGACCGGCGATCTGGTCTCCGGACAAGTGCGGCCGCCGAAGGATAATGAGAAATATTTCGCGCTCTTAAAAGTACAAGCCGTCAATATGATCGACCCCGATTTGTTGCGCAAACGGAATCATTTTGAGGAGCTGACCCCGATTTACCCCAACGAACGGATGCATTTGGAGACCGTCCCCAAAGAGATTGCCATGCGGCTGATCGATATCATGGCTCCGGTCGGCAAAGGCCAGCGCGGCATGATCGTCGCCCCTCCCAAAGCCGGTAAAACCACGTTATTAAAGAAGATTGCCAACAGCATTACCACCAACCAGCCGGAAGTGGACCTGATCGTGCTGCTCATCGATGAACGGCCGGAAGAAGTCACGGATATGTCGCGTTCGGTCAAAGGCGAGGTGGTCAGTTCCACCTTTGACCTGCCCGCCGATAATCATGTCCGCATCGCCGAATTGGTCCTGGAACGGGCCAAACGCATGGTGGAGGTCGGCCGGGACGTCGTCATCCTGCTGGATTCGATCACCCGCTTGGCGCGGGCCTACAACCTGGTCGAGCCGCCCAGCGGCCGGACGTTGTCCGGCGGCGTCGATCCCAGCGCCTTGCACAAGCCGAAGCGCTTTTTCGGGGCAGCGCGGAAGATCGAGGAAGGCGGCAGCCTGACCATCATGGCGACGGCGCTGGTGGAAACCGGTTCGCGGATGGACGAAGTCATCTTCGAAGAGTTCAAAGGCACCGGCAACATGGAACTGCATCTCGACCGGAAACTGGCGGACCGCCGGATCTTCCCCGCCATCGACATCATGCGCTCCGGAACCCGTAAGGAAGAACTGCTGTTGTCCCCGGAGGAGCTGGAATGTACCTGGGTACTGCGAAAAGTCCTCGGCACCCTGGGCGTCAACGAAACCGCCGAACTGATCATTGACCGGCTGAATCATACCAAGTCCAACAACGAATTCCAGGAACTCATCCGGACCTCATCCTTCGCCGAAAATGTCCTGAAAAAACGGAATAACGATCACTAG
- a CDS encoding protein-glutamate methylesterase/protein-glutamine glutaminase has product MPVRVLVVDDSALMRQIISRMLREDSELQVVGTAYDGQNALEKIERLRPDVITLDVAMPNMDGLECLRRIMDAHPLPVIMVSYLTLAGATHTIKALELGAVDFVTKNTTHDPAENLVMQNELIQKVKVAATIRISELRPVVTPFAPPAAFDDAPSPAKFNQLEVMVIGCSTGGPRALHQLIPNLPAGFPVGLIIAQHMPRDFTRVFAQRLNDLSQLEVREAQTGDLVQPGRVLIAPSGRQTTVRRDGEGRLTVAVSEAPNLLYKPSIDHLLHSVAATCGHRVLGVILTGMGLDGAQGLRELRNLGARTIAEAEESCVVYGMPRAAAELGGVEFVESLPQVLPRVERILREYR; this is encoded by the coding sequence ATGCCGGTTCGAGTCCTGGTGGTTGACGATTCCGCGTTGATGCGTCAGATTATCAGTAGAATGTTGCGGGAAGACTCCGAACTTCAGGTAGTCGGGACCGCGTATGACGGGCAGAACGCTCTGGAAAAGATCGAACGGCTCCGGCCGGATGTCATCACCTTGGACGTGGCCATGCCGAACATGGATGGCCTGGAATGTTTGCGGCGGATCATGGACGCTCATCCGCTGCCCGTGATCATGGTAAGCTATCTGACGCTCGCCGGCGCCACGCATACCATCAAAGCTCTGGAGCTGGGCGCGGTCGATTTTGTGACCAAGAACACCACCCATGATCCGGCCGAAAACCTGGTAATGCAGAATGAGCTGATTCAGAAGGTTAAAGTAGCAGCAACGATTCGAATTTCTGAATTGCGACCGGTTGTTACTCCTTTCGCCCCTCCCGCTGCGTTTGATGATGCGCCGTCACCCGCCAAGTTCAACCAACTGGAAGTCATGGTGATCGGTTGTTCCACCGGGGGTCCCCGGGCTCTGCACCAACTGATTCCAAACCTGCCGGCGGGTTTTCCGGTCGGCCTGATCATCGCGCAACATATGCCGCGCGATTTTACCAGAGTTTTCGCACAACGGCTCAACGATCTGTCGCAGCTGGAAGTCCGCGAAGCCCAGACCGGCGATCTCGTGCAGCCGGGGCGAGTGTTGATTGCCCCTTCCGGCCGGCAGACCACGGTGCGCCGGGATGGCGAAGGCCGCCTGACGGTGGCGGTTTCCGAAGCGCCCAACTTGCTGTATAAACCGTCCATCGACCACCTGTTGCATTCGGTGGCCGCCACCTGCGGACACAGGGTATTGGGCGTGATTCTGACCGGCATGGGACTCGACGGCGCCCAGGGCCTGCGGGAGCTGCGCAATCTGGGAGCGCGCACCATTGCCGAGGCCGAAGAGTCCTGCGTGGTCTATGGCATGCCCCGCGCCGCCGCCGAATTGGGCGGTGTGGAATTCGTGGAGAGCCTGCCGCAGGTGCTGCCCAGAGTCGAACGGATCCTCCGGGAGTATAGGTGA
- a CDS encoding CTP synthase, with translation MAKFIFITGGVVSSLGKGITAASLGCLLKSRGVKVSVVKLDPYINVDPGTMSPYQHGEVFVTDDGAETDLDLGHYERFIDVNLSKSNNVTTGKIYWSVITKERKGDYLGGTVQVIPHITNEIKDRVVRVAKESQANVVIVEVGGTVGDIESLPFLEAIRQLKNDIGRDEVMYIHVTLMPFIGAASELKTKPTQHSVKELRGIGIQPDVIVCRSQKPISDELKSKLALFCDINKEAVIPNLDADTIYEVPLLLEQAGLDEIVINRLGLDCKERDLKEWREIVAKIKAPKEKVTIAIVGKYVSLPDAYLSVAEALRHGGIAHDTQVQIKWVNSEVIEQKKDAAKVIGDVDGVLVPGGFGNRGIEGKIAAIRWARENKVPYLGICLGMQCAVIEFSRNVCGMDRANSSEFDPESPFKVIDLLPEQKEIEDMGGTMRLGLDPVRLNPDTLAHQAYQQELIYERHRHRYEVNNEYLAKLQECGLKISGLLPDRQLVEVIELPGHPWFVATQFHPEFKSRPGRPQPLFRDFVQAALDYSKRKVR, from the coding sequence ATGGCTAAATTTATCTTTATCACCGGCGGAGTCGTTTCTTCGCTGGGCAAGGGGATCACCGCTGCTTCCCTGGGCTGTCTGCTGAAGAGCAGGGGCGTCAAGGTTTCGGTGGTAAAGCTCGATCCCTATATTAACGTGGACCCAGGCACCATGAGCCCGTACCAGCATGGCGAGGTCTTCGTGACCGACGACGGCGCCGAGACCGATCTGGACCTCGGCCACTACGAACGGTTCATCGATGTGAACCTCAGCAAGAGCAACAATGTCACCACCGGCAAGATTTACTGGTCGGTCATCACCAAGGAGCGCAAAGGCGATTACTTGGGCGGCACCGTTCAGGTGATCCCGCACATCACCAACGAGATCAAGGACCGGGTGGTCCGGGTCGCCAAGGAGAGCCAGGCCAACGTGGTCATCGTCGAGGTCGGCGGCACGGTGGGCGACATCGAAAGCCTGCCGTTCCTGGAAGCCATCCGCCAGCTGAAGAACGATATCGGCCGGGATGAAGTGATGTACATCCACGTAACGTTGATGCCCTTCATCGGCGCGGCCAGCGAGCTGAAGACCAAACCGACCCAGCACAGCGTGAAGGAGCTGCGGGGCATCGGGATTCAGCCCGACGTGATCGTCTGCCGTTCCCAGAAACCCATCTCCGATGAGCTCAAAAGCAAACTGGCGCTCTTCTGCGACATCAATAAAGAGGCGGTCATCCCCAACCTGGACGCCGACACCATCTATGAAGTGCCGCTCCTGCTGGAGCAGGCCGGCCTGGACGAGATCGTCATCAACCGGCTCGGCCTGGACTGCAAGGAACGGGATCTGAAGGAATGGCGGGAGATCGTCGCCAAGATCAAAGCGCCCAAGGAGAAAGTGACCATCGCCATCGTGGGCAAATACGTTTCCCTGCCCGACGCCTATTTGAGCGTGGCCGAGGCCCTGCGCCACGGGGGCATCGCCCATGACACCCAGGTCCAGATCAAATGGGTCAACTCCGAAGTGATCGAGCAGAAGAAGGATGCCGCCAAGGTCATTGGCGACGTCGACGGCGTATTGGTTCCCGGCGGCTTCGGCAACCGGGGCATCGAGGGCAAGATCGCCGCGATCCGCTGGGCGCGCGAGAACAAAGTGCCCTATCTTGGGATCTGCCTCGGCATGCAGTGCGCGGTGATCGAGTTCTCCCGCAATGTCTGCGGCATGGACCGGGCCAATTCGTCGGAATTCGATCCGGAGTCGCCGTTCAAAGTCATCGACCTGCTGCCGGAACAGAAGGAGATCGAGGATATGGGCGGAACCATGCGCCTGGGACTCGATCCGGTCCGGCTCAACCCGGATACCCTGGCCCACCAGGCCTACCAGCAGGAATTGATCTACGAGCGGCACCGCCACCGCTATGAAGTGAATAACGAATACCTGGCCAAGCTGCAGGAGTGCGGCCTCAAGATCAGCGGCCTCCTGCCCGACCGGCAGCTGGTGGAAGTGATCGAGCTGCCCGGCCATCCCTGGTTCGTGGCCACCCAGTTCCATCCCGAATTCAAGTCCCGGCCCGGGCGGCCGCAACCGCTCTTCCGGGATTTCGTCCAGGCCGCTTTGGATTATTCGAAACGGAAGGTCCGTTAA